The sequence below is a genomic window from Cumulibacter manganitolerans.
CGAACGGCACCCGCTCCTGCCGGAGGAGCTCGGCGGCCCCGCCGTCGTGGCAGGTGGCCGGCGAGCCGTCGGCGAACACGATGCGCCACCACGGGATCTCGTCGGTGATGGTCGCGACGATCCGCCCGACATGGCGCGGATGCAGCCCAGTCGCCCGGCCGATCTCCCCGTAGGTCATGACGGCCCCGGCGGGGATGGCGTCGGCGACGGCGCGGACACGCTCACGGGCGGCCGTCATCGCGGTCGTCCTCCTTCGGGTAGCTGATCTCCTCGCCGTCCACCCGGGCGAACGGAGTGAGCGCGGCCTCGCGGGTCAGCGTCTCGGACATGATGTCGAGCACCTCGACGCCGCGGACCAGCAGCGCGTCCGTGATCAGCCGCCGGTGGCAGCGCCACGGCACGGCCTCGCTGCACATGATCGCCGGGACGTCGTCGGCGGCGGCCTGCAGCAGCCTGCGCAGCCCGGCGTGGAACTCGGGGGTCGCCATGTAGTCGGCGTAGCTGCGGAAGGCCTTCACCCGCCAGCCGTCGTTGGCGCTGACGACGCCGGCGGGCGTGTGCCTGCGGCCGCCGAGCTCCCGGATCCACTCGTAGCCCATCCGGTCGCCCAGCGACGCGACGATGGCGTCCTGGTTCCACTGCGGGAAGGCGCGCGACGACGGGTACGAGCGGACGTCGACCAGCCGCGTGACGTCGTTGGCCTGCAGCATCGCCAGCACCTCGTCGAGGTCCCGGGTCGAGTGCCCGATCGTGAAGACTCGCGTGGGCCGGCCGGCCACGGCGAGCCGGCTACCGGTCGTGCTTGGCGCGGGCCTCGTGCTTGCCCCGGATGACCACCACCGGGCACTCCGCGTGCGCGACGACGTGCTGGCTGACCGACCCGAGCACCAGCCCCGTGAAGCCGCCGTGGCCGCGCGAGCCGACCACGACCAGGTCGGCGTTCTTGGAGGCCTCGGTCAGCAGGTAGGACGGATGGCCCTGGTCGACGATCCGCTCCACCGCACCGGCGGAGTCGCCGAGCGCCTCGGTGAGGGCCTCCTCGAGGGCCTGGGTGGCGTTGGCCTTCCAGTCGACGGCGTCCTCACCGCCGAACGCCACGCCGTACGACGCGGGAATGGACCAGGCCGTGACGGCGACGACGGTGCTTCCCGTGAGCGCCGCCTGACCGGCTGCCCAGCGAATGGCGTCGATCGATGCCGGCGATCCGTCGACTCCGACGACGATGCGACCCGTGCGGTCGGTCATGGCCTGCCTCCCTGCGTGTGGTTTCTGCTTCACCTTCACGATAGCCCCGCCACGCTGGGCATCTGCGCGCGAGGCACCCGTGGGGCGAGGGCGGCCGCGGTCGGCGATCGGGCCGCCACGGCGGCGCGAAACGGCCCTCGGGTGGCCGGTGCGCCGGCGGCCTGCGGCACAGTGGAGGCCGTGAAGAACAGATGGCTGATGCGGGCCGCCGACTCGATCCGGCCGCGGGTCGCGCAGCAGGAGACCGGGGACGGCGAGACGGATCTCGAGCGGCTGACCGAGCGGCGTGTCATCGATCTGGCGATGCGGGTCGCCGAGACGATGCTGACCGTCGGCGCGTCGGTCAACGACGTCACCCTCGCGGCGCTGCACATCCTGAAGCGGTACGGCGTGCATCCCGCGCACGTCGACGTCACCTACACCTCGATCACCGTCTCCTACTACCGCGGCCCGCGCGAGGACCCGCTCAGCGTCACCCGCGTCATCCAGGCGCGGACGACCGACTACACCCGCCTGCAGCGGCTCGCCGAGCTCACCTCGCGGATCGACGACGGCTTGGGGCTCGACGAGGCGCGCGCCCAGTTCGCGGGGATCAGCGCCGCCCCGCATCCCTACCGCCGCGCGGTCGTCACGCTGGCCAACGGCGGGATCGCCGGCGGCGTCGCGATCCTGCTCGGCGGCCAGCCGCTGATCGTGCTGGCGGCCGTGTTCTCGACGATCCTGATCACTGTGCTGCAGCACTCGCTGGGCAAGCGGCTGCTGCCGACCTTCTTCACCCAGGCGCTCGGCGCGCTCATCGTCACCGGCATCACGATGGTCATGACGGCGCTGGCGAAGGACCACGGCTGGTTCGGCGAGGTCCGGCCGTCGATCATCGTCGCCGCGGGCATCGTCGTGATGCTCGCGGGGATGTCCGTCGTCGGCGCGGCGCAGGACGCGATCGACGGGCACTACGTGACGGCCGGGGCCCGGGGCCTTGAGGTGGTGCTGCTGACCCTCGGCATCGTGATCGGGATCGCCGCCGGCCTGCGGCTGGGCTCGCGCGTCGGCTACGGCTTCCTGCTGTCGACCTCCGCCCCGAGCCTCGGTTCGCTGCAGGAGCAGCTCGTCGGCGTCACGGTGATCGCGGCCAGCTACGCCGTGGCGACGTACGCCGGGGCCCGCGCCGTCCTGCTCGCCGCCGCCATGGGGCTCATCGGCTGGGGCTTCTACCTGCTCGGCACCTGGGC
It includes:
- a CDS encoding MGMT family protein yields the protein MTAARERVRAVADAIPAGAVMTYGEIGRATGLHPRHVGRIVATITDEIPWWRIVFADGSPATCHDGGAAELLRQERVPFAGAKVSWAELRDDRRRGPGGPTPTAAEPTAGL
- a CDS encoding DUF488 domain-containing protein; translated protein: MAGRPTRVFTIGHSTRDLDEVLAMLQANDVTRLVDVRSYPSSRAFPQWNQDAIVASLGDRMGYEWIRELGGRRHTPAGVVSANDGWRVKAFRSYADYMATPEFHAGLRRLLQAAADDVPAIMCSEAVPWRCHRRLITDALLVRGVEVLDIMSETLTREAALTPFARVDGEEISYPKEDDRDDGRP
- a CDS encoding universal stress protein; translated protein: MTDRTGRIVVGVDGSPASIDAIRWAAGQAALTGSTVVAVTAWSIPASYGVAFGGEDAVDWKANATQALEEALTEALGDSAGAVERIVDQGHPSYLLTEASKNADLVVVGSRGHGGFTGLVLGSVSQHVVAHAECPVVVIRGKHEARAKHDR
- a CDS encoding threonine/serine exporter family protein; amino-acid sequence: MKNRWLMRAADSIRPRVAQQETGDGETDLERLTERRVIDLAMRVAETMLTVGASVNDVTLAALHILKRYGVHPAHVDVTYTSITVSYYRGPREDPLSVTRVIQARTTDYTRLQRLAELTSRIDDGLGLDEARAQFAGISAAPHPYRRAVVTLANGGIAGGVAILLGGQPLIVLAAVFSTILITVLQHSLGKRLLPTFFTQALGALIVTGITMVMTALAKDHGWFGEVRPSIIVAAGIVVMLAGMSVVGAAQDAIDGHYVTAGARGLEVVLLTLGIVIGIAAGLRLGSRVGYGFLLSTSAPSLGSLQEQLVGVTVIAASYAVATYAGARAVLLAAAMGLIGWGFYLLGTWAQLGPAAANGLGALAGSFIAVLISRWLRVPALALTTAAIVPLVPGATIFRGLLQLIDANGAPYDMMNGASTLLAAAGVAVAIAAGVSLGAWFGRPTRDTITMAARRLRRDGAA